The Periplaneta americana isolate PAMFEO1 chromosome 9, P.americana_PAMFEO1_priV1, whole genome shotgun sequence genome contains a region encoding:
- the LOC138705893 gene encoding lanC-like protein 2 isoform X2, with translation MADKREFGNPYDDFVPHRENGAFDLKDGKLLPEFQEKLQSSISKLLSTLDAGLQESSSHDYSIYTGTSGIALLYLLLSVRLNNASYLTRAVEITEQALSRLKNHRMSYLNGDAGPLALSAVLYHKQGASERSRQCIERLKGMLPQILKLNSDLPDEILYGRTGYLYALLYLNKSLGQDTIDSKTIQQVVAAVLRSGQILAEQMQRMIPLMYLWYGEYYVGAAHGFAGILYMLLQAKDYMSLSDLNNLVRPTIDYLQGVQFPSDNFPSSLGNNTDKLVQWCHGAPGVVFLYAEAYKVFGDDQYLQTALKCGEVVWKRGILTKGYSICHGVAGNAYTFLVLYQLTGDLKHLHRACKFAEWCTSYGKKQYHTPDRPLSMFEGIAGVIYFLVDIQEPKESKFPAFAL, from the exons ATGGCAGATAAACGGGAATTTGGTAATCCGTACGATGACTTTGTACCTCACAGAGAAAATGGAGCGTTTGACTTGAAAGATGGAAAG TTACTTCCAGAATTTCAAGAAAAATTACAGTCGTCCATTAGCAAACTATTGTCAACACTAGATGCTGGATTACAGGAAAGTTCCAGTCATGATTATTCGATTTACACAGGCACGTCTGGCATAGCTTTGCTGTATTTATTGCTTAGTGTGAGGTTAAACAACGCCTCATATTTGACA AGAGCAGTAGAAATAACAGAGCAAGCACTTTCAAGACTCAAGAACCATCGCATGAGTTATCTCAATGGAGATGCAGGTCCACTTGCTCTTAGTGCTGTGTTATATCACAAACAGGGTGCAAGTGAAAGATCACGACAGTGTATTGAAAG ATTAAAGGGAATGTTGCCCCAGATATTGAAATTGAACTCAGACCTGCCAGATGAAATTCTCTATGGACGGACGGGCTATTTATATGCTCTTTTATACTTAAATAAATCTCTTGGACAAGATACAATAGATTCCAAAACTATACAACAG GTGGTGGCGGCTGTGCTTCGATCAGGTCAAATTCTGGCTGAACAGATGCAAAGAATGATTCCACTCATGTACTTGTGGTATGGAGAGTATTATGTGGGTGCTGCGCATGGCTTTGCAGGAATCCTCTACATGTTACTGCAG GCAAAGGACTACATGAGTTTATCTGATCTCAATAATTTGGTTCGTCCAACAATTGACTACTTGCAAGGAGTGCAGTTTCCTTCTGATAATTTCCCATCGTCCTTGGGTAACAACACAGATAAATTAGTGCAGTGGTGTCATGGAGCTCCTGGTGTAGTCTTCTTATATGCTGAAGCATACAAG GTATTTGGTGATGACCAATATCTTCAAACTGCACTGAAATGTGGTGAAGTAGTGTGGAAAAGAGGGATCCTTACCAAAGGCTATAGTATCTGCCATGGAGTAGCTGGAAACGCATACACATTCCTTGTGTTATACCAATTGACTGGG gATCTCAAACATCTGCATCGTGCCTGTAAGTTTGCGGAGTGGTGTACATCTTACGGAAAAAAGCAGTATCACACACCTGATAGACCCTTATCAATGTTTGAAG GTATTGCAGGAGTCATTTATTTCCTGGTTGACATTCAAGAACCCAAGGAGTCAAAGTTCCCTGCGTTTGCATTGTAA
- the LOC138705893 gene encoding lanC-like protein 2 isoform X1 produces MADKREFGNPYDDFVPHRENGAFDLKDGKLLPEFQEKLQSSISKLLSTLDAGLQESSSHDYSIYTGTSGIALLYLLLSVRLNNASYLTRAVEITEQALSRLKNHRMSYLNGDAGPLALSAVLYHKQGASERSRQCIERLKGMLPQILKLNSDLPDEILYGRTGYLYALLYLNKSLGQDTIDSKTIQQVVSAVLWSGQNLAQQEGRNVPLMYMWHGKYYLGGAHGIAGILYMLLEAKDYMSLSDLNNLVRPTIDYLQGVQFPSDNFPSSLGNNTDKLVQWCHGAPGVVFLYAEAYKVFGDDQYLQTALKCGEVVWKRGILTKGYSICHGVAGNAYTFLVLYQLTGDLKHLHRACKFAEWCTSYGKKQYHTPDRPLSMFEGIAGVIYFLVDIQEPKESKFPAFAL; encoded by the exons ATGGCAGATAAACGGGAATTTGGTAATCCGTACGATGACTTTGTACCTCACAGAGAAAATGGAGCGTTTGACTTGAAAGATGGAAAG TTACTTCCAGAATTTCAAGAAAAATTACAGTCGTCCATTAGCAAACTATTGTCAACACTAGATGCTGGATTACAGGAAAGTTCCAGTCATGATTATTCGATTTACACAGGCACGTCTGGCATAGCTTTGCTGTATTTATTGCTTAGTGTGAGGTTAAACAACGCCTCATATTTGACA AGAGCAGTAGAAATAACAGAGCAAGCACTTTCAAGACTCAAGAACCATCGCATGAGTTATCTCAATGGAGATGCAGGTCCACTTGCTCTTAGTGCTGTGTTATATCACAAACAGGGTGCAAGTGAAAGATCACGACAGTGTATTGAAAG ATTAAAGGGAATGTTGCCCCAGATATTGAAATTGAACTCAGACCTGCCAGATGAAATTCTCTATGGACGGACGGGCTATTTATATGCTCTTTTATACTTAAATAAATCTCTTGGACAAGATACAATAGATTCCAAAACTATACAACAG GTGGTGTCAGCAGTCCTTTGGTCAGGCCAAAATCTTGCCCAACAGGAAGGGAGAAATGTGCCCCTTATGTATATGTGGCATGGCAAGTATTACCTAGGTGGTGCACATGGCATAGCAGGAATCCTCTACATGCTACTTGAG GCAAAGGACTACATGAGTTTATCTGATCTCAATAATTTGGTTCGTCCAACAATTGACTACTTGCAAGGAGTGCAGTTTCCTTCTGATAATTTCCCATCGTCCTTGGGTAACAACACAGATAAATTAGTGCAGTGGTGTCATGGAGCTCCTGGTGTAGTCTTCTTATATGCTGAAGCATACAAG GTATTTGGTGATGACCAATATCTTCAAACTGCACTGAAATGTGGTGAAGTAGTGTGGAAAAGAGGGATCCTTACCAAAGGCTATAGTATCTGCCATGGAGTAGCTGGAAACGCATACACATTCCTTGTGTTATACCAATTGACTGGG gATCTCAAACATCTGCATCGTGCCTGTAAGTTTGCGGAGTGGTGTACATCTTACGGAAAAAAGCAGTATCACACACCTGATAGACCCTTATCAATGTTTGAAG GTATTGCAGGAGTCATTTATTTCCTGGTTGACATTCAAGAACCCAAGGAGTCAAAGTTCCCTGCGTTTGCATTGTAA